In Ischnura elegans chromosome 6, ioIscEleg1.1, whole genome shotgun sequence, one genomic interval encodes:
- the LOC124161588 gene encoding uncharacterized protein LOC124161588 — MFCYSVHFAWVNARMGMLQVALEQQEVWEEELHESDDDFFVDIKDGLTHCIQASRAHIYFLKGDVEMADETIAKVSPLEEMNGPSKAALIAVHATVMGDFKRSHREVALDMMRKAIKLDPDDQGKRRGLWYYRVGKILGELRRMDHRAGVRKWTPLP; from the exons ATGTTCTGCTATAGCGTTCACTTCGCTTGGGTCAACGCCCGAATGGGAATGCTGCAAGTCGCGCTGGAACAACAGGAAGTTTGGGAGGAGGAGCTGCACGAGAGCGACGATGATTTTTTCGTTGATATAAAGGACGGTTTGACTCATTGCATCCAAGCATCGCGAGCACAtatttatttcctgaaaggaGACGTTGAGATGGCGGATGAAACAATCGCCAAGGTTTCTCCCCTCGAG GAGATGAATGGTCCCTCCAAAGCGGCTCTTATTGCCGTGCATGCCACGGTGATGGGGGACTTTAAACGTTCTCATCGCGAAGTCGCTTTGGACATGATGCGGAAGGCAATTAAATTGGACCCAGACGATCAAGGAAAGCGGAGAGGACTTTGGTATTACAGGGTGGGGAAAATACTGGGAGAACTCAGAAGAATGGACCACAGAGCAGGGGTGAGAAAATGGACTCCACTTCCTTGA
- the LOC124161461 gene encoding vegetative cell wall protein gp1-like: MDEDSNESEPNGPWTYDDSLSSPPSSPASNLPSSPESPTPSPSQPMPTNPVPVNPVPAAVSPGIANPLLPSIVPTIEPLSSAKSDNQSNSVVQITLPVEKLHDPAIRALLGLQPLQNNDSDITVNGVEDFEVDNRKRRRVVTPPPVVLPPIETSNRFSPLESESEIGPLKAPQISKSNKPLPNTTVSHNSPKLTPQNGPFKAQTPENPSTPPQVTRKYKIPPIFLKEQSDWSIKNRAIITATSRPPVCNTTGSQIRIQCHTYDDFRILVKSQKKNGNFIPINLLRIKKPI, translated from the coding sequence ATGGACGAGGACTCTAACGAATCCGAGCCCAATGGTCCCTGGACCTATGATGACAGCCTTTCCAGCCCTCCTTCCTCGCCTGCATCCAACCTGCCATCCTCTCCTGAATCACCGACACCAAGTCCATCCCAACCCATGCCAACCAACCCCGTTCCCGTCAACCCAGTTCCTGCCGCGGTAAGTCCGGGCATTGCAAATCCTCTCCTTCCTAGCATAGTCCCAACCATAGAACCTCTTTCATCTGCAAAATCTGACAATCAATCCAATTCTGTTGTTCAAATCACGCTTCCCGTGGAAAAATTGCATGATCCAGCCATAAGAGCTTTACTTGGCCTTCAGCCACTGCAAAATAATGATTCTGATATTACTGTAAATGGTGTAGAAGACTTTGAAGTAGATAATAGAAAACGTAGACGCGTTGTTACTCCACCGCCAGTAGTATTGCCGCCCATAGAAACCAGCAATAGGTTTAGCCCGTTAGAATCGGAGTCCGAAATTGGTCCTCTTAAGGCCCCTCAAATTTCCAAGTCAAACAAGCCGTTGCCGAACACCACTGTCTCACATAATTCTCCAAAGCTTACCCCTCAAAACGGACCTTTTAAGGCCCAAACCCCCGAAAATCCCTCAACTCCCCCTCAGGTTACTCGTAAATACAAGATTCCCCCGATTTTCTTAAAGGAGCAATCTGATTGGTCGATAAAGAACCGTGCCATAATCACTGCCACTAGCCGCCCGCCCGTTTGTAACACGACAGGCTCCCAGATCAGGATTCAATGCCATACTTATGATGACTTTCGCATTCTCGTCAAGTCAcagaaaaaaaatgggaattttattcCTATCAACTTGCTGAGGATAAAAAAACCTATCTAG